One region of Miscanthus floridulus cultivar M001 chromosome 19, ASM1932011v1, whole genome shotgun sequence genomic DNA includes:
- the LOC136528925 gene encoding probable potassium transporter 13, whose translation MCRRSRMGLLNNINNGCLSAYNQKEPREELKSSLAIKSFIEKHYSLRVVLLIFVLMGTSMVIGDGVFTQQCQFYRQFLDSELSFQNYMKITLCFLHVSFWLSFLRCNTMEPTVLGSYFAPILLAWLGCIGSIGIYNIFKWNPTVIRALSPYYIYNFFRKAGKDGWSSLGGIVLCITGAEAMFADLGHFSKLSLRVNILFL comes from the exons ATGTGCAGGCGCTCAAGGATGGGGCTcctgaacaatataaacaatggGTGTTTATCGGCATACAACCAAAAGGAACCTCGTGAGGAGCTAAAGAGTAGTTTGGCGATAAAATCTTTCATCGAGAAGCATTACTCGCTTCGTGTTGTGCTGCTGATCTTCGTTCTGATGGGTACTAGTATGGTTATTGGGGATGGCGTCTTCACCCAACAATGTCAG TTCTATCGGCAGTTTCTGGACTCAGAATTAAGTTTCCAGAACTACATGAAA ATTACACTGTGTTTTTTGCATGTTTCATTTTGGTTGTCCTTTTTGCGCTGCAACACTATGGAACCCACCGTGTTGGGTTCCTATTTTGCTCCAATTTTGCTTGCCTGGCTTGGCTGCATTGGCAGTATCGGCATATACAACATATTCAAGTGGAACCCTACTGTCATTCGTGCTCTGTCCCCATACTACATATACAACTTCTTCAGGAAGGCCGGCAAGGATGGCTGGAGCTCACTGGGAGGGATTGTTCTATGCATTACAG GTGCTGAAGCAATGTTTGCTGATCTTGGGCATTTCTCAAAACTTTCACTAAGGGTAAATAtcttatttttataa